The DNA sequence GGTTTCAGCGCGGGCGGGTGCCATAGCCTGAAACAAATCGCCCTCTCCCGTAATCGGTTCGTTCCCGATAAAGCTGGCGTTCAAATAAGGTAAAAGCATGTAATTAGGGATGTTTAAACACATAAACACCGAGTATTCAGGGATTGGTTTATCCGGTGGATACTCGGTGCCATTCGTTATGAATCATTGAATTAAACCATCATACCCGTCCGTTCCAGCAGGGCTTTGGTTTTGCGGATTCCTTCGTATTCGTCGGTCGTCTGGCCTTCGTATTCAATGCCGACGATTCCTTTAAAACCGCTGTCTTTCACAATTTTCATCATCCGCATGTAATCGACGAGCTTGTCGTTACCCTGCTCGTCGAAATCGTGGGTCTTGGCCGAAATCCCTTTCGCGTAGGGCAGCATTTCTTTCGTGCCTTTATAGCGATCGTAGTCTTCCACACATTCGCCCCCCCATTCGGTGCCGTTGTTGGCCCGGCGGAGGCAGAAGTTGCCGAAGTCGGGCAGCGTACCGACGTTTTTCATGTTTACCTGCTTCATCACAGTGGCCAGCCACTCGCCGTTTGAGGAGTAACCGCCGTGATTTTCCACGATCACATTAATGTTGGACGCTTTGGCGAACTCACCCAGCTTGCCCAGCCCGTCGACGGCGCTTTTCATTACGTCTTCCGAGGAGCCGATGCCGTGCGCATTCACGCGGATCGTTTTGCAGCCCAGGTACTTCGCACACTCAACCCACTTCTTGTGGTTGTCGACGGCCAACTGGCGTTTCTTGGCGTCGAGGTCGCCCAGGCCACCTTCACCATCGATCATGATCAGGTGATTCGATACGCCATTGTCTTTGCAGCGAGCCAGCAGATCGTTGAGGTAGGCCGTATCATTGGCTTTGTCCTTGAAAAACTGATTGACGTATTCAACGATGCTGATGTCGAATTCTTTTTTGGCCAGGGCCGGAAAGTCGAGGTTGGTAATTTTCTTGGCAAAAAGCGCTTTATGCAGGGACCACTCGGCCAGTGAAATATCGAAAAACATCTTTTTCTTCGTCATTTCGGCGAAGGCTGCTGGCATCAGCGTAAGACCGGCAGCAGCACCGGCAGCCTGTTTCAGGAAAGAACGACGATCAGTTTTCATGGGCTAAACGGAATAGGTTTTGAGAATATGACTTTGGAATGCTAAACTACGAACTCAAAACCTTATATACCACAAGCAATGATCGCACTGGATACCATTCGTGAGGCTCACGACCGCATCCGTCCGCATATCCATCGTACGGCCGTTCTCACGAATCAAACGATCAATGAAAAGGCCAATGCCCGGTTATTCTTTAAATGCGAAAACTTTCAGAAAATAGGCGCTTTCAAGGCGCGGGGTGGCCTGAACGCTGTGTTGCAGGTGGCTGCCAACCGCGAAGGAAAGGCGATTACGACCCACTCATCGGGCAACCACGCGCAGGCAGTAGCGTTTGCGGCCCGGCAGGTGGGCCTGCCTGCGTACATCGTGATGCCGCGCACAGCCCCGCAGGTCAAGAAAGATGCCGTTCTGGGGTATGGGGCCGAGGTCATCGAGTGCGAACCAACACTCGACGCGCGCGAAGCCGGCGTGCGGACGGTTATGGAACGTACTGGCGCTGTTCTGGTGCACCCGTTCGACGATGACCGGGTCATTGCCGGACAGGCCACGGCCGCCAAAGAACTGATCGAAGACTACGGGCAGGAGGCCCGGTTCGATCTGATACTGGCTCCCGTGGGTGGCGGAGGCTTGCTGAGCGGTACCGCCCTGTCTACGCGCTATCTCTCGCCCGGCACCCGTGTCGTGGCCGGTGAACCGGAAGGTGCTGCCGATGCGATCCTGTCGTTTCAGAGCGGCCGTGTGGAAAAAGCGCCCTACATCAACACCATTGCCGATGGGTTAATGACGTCCCTTAGCGAACGAACTCTGGCCATCATCCGAACGCACGTGACCGACATCCTGACCGTTTCCGACGCGGAAATCATCGCGGCCATGCGCCTGGTCTGGGAACGGATGAAAATCATTATCGAGCCGTCCTGCGCCGTGCCACTCGCAGTCGTCCTGAAACACCCTGATCAGTTTGCCGGGCAGAAGGTCGGTATTATCCTGACGGGCGGTAACGTAGATTTGGGAAAACTTCCGTTCTGAGCCCGTTTATCCGTATGATTATCATTCGCCCTGTTACCCCCGAACAGACCTACCCGCTCCGGCACGCGGTGCTCTGGCCCGACAAACCGCTCGACTACGTGAAGATTGAGCATGACAACGACGGGTATCATGTCGGGGCGTTTAGCAACGATGACCTGGTAGCGGTCATTTCCCTGTTCGTCGACGTCGATACGTCCGGCCAGTCCGTTGCCCGATTTCGCAAGTTTGCGACCCATCCGGATTACCAGCGGAGGGGTATTGGTACGCAGTTGATGCACCATATCATTGGCGAGGCCCGGCGACGGCATGCGGTTTCACTCTGGTGCGATGCCCGGCTCGATGCGGCAGATTTCTACCGGCGCTTCGGGATGGAGCCCGTAAGCGAGGTATTCTACAAAGGAAGTGTACCCTATGCCAAATTTTCGCTAACCTTGGCCTAGGTACGTACCCTGAAGGGCCACGCTGGGGCGTAGGCAGACTAATGCTTCGTTAAGCGCGCTCGTTCGGGATGCAGTTATTATTAACGTCCAAACCCAGCCAACGCATGAAAAAAATGGTAATTACCGGCCTGCTCCTGGTGGCGATCACCTCCGGAGTCATGGCACAAACGCAAAATCAGCCCGCCGTTCCCGTCGTAGCAACGGCGGATTCGGCTAACCTGAACGCTTACACCGGCACATACACATTTCCGTCGGGGAGTCCCATCCAAAAGTTTACAGTCTCTACCGAGAAAGGGGAGCTATATGGCGAGGCCGATACGTTCGGCAAGAACAAACTGGTGAAGCAGGCAAAAGCCGACACATACCAATCGACAAGTTCGTATGGCTCCATGATTACGTTCGTCAAAGACGTCGCCAACAAGACTATCACCGGCCTGACCTTGAGCGCCCAGGGAACGGAGTTGGTGGCCAAGAAAGAGAATCCGTAACCTGACCCCGTAAATAATGGTTACTATAACAGAACCGGCTGCACACAGCCACTGGGTCTGTAATAGTAACCATTATTTGTTCGACAGGAATTCTCAACAATGAAAACAAAACCAATTTTAGTAGTCGCCCTGCTGGCGACCCTGGCCGCCTGCGGACCCAAGAAAGAAGCGGGTGAAACGGCGAAAACGGTCGCTACTACGAGCCAAGCCGTCAATTTGCCGGCTCCGTACACCACGAAGTCAGCCGTTCACTACAGTAACGTAGTAGGCTGGGCTGACGGAAAAACGCCCCAGGCACCGGCTGGCTTCACCGTCACCGAATACGCCCGGGACCTGAAAAGTCCGCGCTGGATATACGTTGCTGGCAATGGTGATGTGTTCGTGGCCGAGTCCAACACGGAGCCGAAATCGGTCAAGAAAAAAGTTGTTTCGGCCGTATCGGGACAGAGTAAATCGCAGCCATCCGGCGAGAGTGCCAACCGGATTACCCTCCTGCGTGATACCAACAAGGACGGCAAACCTGAGATGCGGGAAGTTTTTCTGACCGGTCTCAACCAACCCTTCGGGATGCTGGTGCTGGGTAATAGTTTCTACGCGGCCAATACTGACGGTCTGATGCAGTTTCCCTATAAAGAAGGGCAAACGAAAATGACGGCTGCAGGAAAGAAAATTCTGGAATTGCCCGCCGGTGGCTATAACAACCACTGGACACGCAACCTGCTCGCCAGCACCGATGGTAAGAAAATTTACATCTCGGTTGGGTCGGGCAGCAACGTGGGCGAGAATGGTATGGAAAATGAAGTACGCCGGGCCAACATCCTTGAAATTAACCCGGATGGTTCGGGCGAACGGATTTTTGCCAGCGGTTTGCGAAATCCTGTGGGTATGGATTGGCAACCCACCACGAAAACGCTGTATACTGCCGTCAATGAGCGCGACGAACTGGGCGATGACCTGGTGCCCGATTACCTGACGAGTGTAAAAGAAGGTGCATTCTATGGCTGGCCCTATTCGTATTTCGGCCAGAATGAAGACCCGCGCCGGAAGGGTGAGCGGCCGGATCTGGTTAAGAAGGCCGTGATGCCCGACGTTCCAATGGGTTCCCACACGGCTTCGCTGGGGCTGGCTTTCTACGATGGTACGGCTTTCCCGGAGAAATACCGGAATGGAGCCTTCATTGGGCAGCATGGTTCCTGGAACCGGTCGGAGTTTTCGGGATACAAGGTTATGTTCGTTCCGTTCAACGAGGGCAAACCCGGCAAACCGGAGGACTTCCTGACAGGGTTCGTGGCTGGAAAAGATAAAGATGTGTATGGCCGACCCGTAGGGGTTGCGGTACTGCCCGATGGTTCGCTGCTCGTTGCCGATGATGCCGCCGGACGTATCTGGCGTATTGCGGCCACGAAATAACTTGCATCCCCAGGCATATAAATCCTTTCTAGCTACCGAGTTGGCTGTGTACATCACTTATAAAGCACACAGCCAACTCGGTAGCTAGAAAGGCAACAAAAAGCTCCGTCAACATAGTGTGGTTGACGGAGCTTTTCTTGTTTTTGTCGGGTCCGATTAAAACTGATAGAACACCCGCGCCCGCAGGCCAACGCAGGCACCATCCTGCCAGTTTACCGTGCTCCTGGCCGACAGGTTCATAACCGGTCCTGCTTGACCTACCCAATGATTGCGAGCCCATTCCAGACCCGCACCCAGCGATAGACTGTTTACCAGATCAATTGGTCGGCTGATCTGATAACTGGCCGTTTCGGTAGTACGGAAAAACGGCGGACGGTATTCAAACGTCACGTGCTCCCGACTTTGCAGGTTAAAGGTAGTACCCACCGACGGGAGCAGACTAAACGATTTGTTCAGCGGGATACGATACCCGACACTCAGCGGAATCTGCACAATTTCCGTATGAATGCCGATGTTCATCAACTGGTTGCGGGGGTCAATGCCGCCCCGCACGTAGTCGCGCCGGAAATTCTGGTGGTTATTTTTGTCAAATTCTTCGTCGGAGCCAAACCTGCCACCCGCGAAAGAAGCCAGGCCGAGTCCGGTACTTACCCGCAGGTGTTTACCGATAACGACCTCGCCCAGTACACTGCCACTAACCAGCTTGTTCATCACGTCCAGACCCGCGCCTAGCCGGTAACCGATGGCGAGTTGATTGACGGACTGGCTGGCGGGCTGGGCCGCGGGGGCTGCCGTGCCGCCCACGATCGTGGTGCGGGTAGGACGTATCCGGCGGGCCCGGTAGGCCAGGGGTGACTTCCAGTCGATGGTCCCCAGCGTGAGTGGCCGGCTCGTAACAGTTTCGTAGGCAACCGCTGGTTGGCTCGACGATGCATCCACGCTCACACCCGCGTCATTCGGTTGGACCGGGTTATCTCCGGCCATAGTACCGGTGGCTGATCCCGACGAACCGGTATAGGCTCCGGCCGCAGACGAACGGTTGCCCCGGCTGGCAACGCCGTTGGTACGGGAGGTGCGGAATGGCGTTGCACTGCGTTCATTTGCCTGGCGTGTCGACCGACTTTCCGAAGCCGGACGGCTGTTGGTAGCGCCCGCGTTACCCGTTGGTGTTATCGTGGTGCTGGTAGCTTCTTCCGGCGCACTGGCGGCCTGACTGGTTCCGGCAACGCGCCGGTCGGACCGCTTTGTCGTTTCGACCGGGGTGATCGATTCGTCGGTAGTCGGCTCCGTAGCGGGCAGGCTGTTGGGTCGTGCTTCGCCACCTTGGTCGGGAGTTGACGACCGCGTTACCGACCGTTGTGAATCGGTATTACGAACCAGTGGCTGGTTCCGGTCGGTGACGCTGGGCTGCCCGGTGTTCGGCTCATCAGCCGGTCGTTGGGCTACCCGGTTCTGTGACGTACCGGAAGGGCTGGGAACGGTGATATACCGGGTGATGAATACGGTGTCGGGGCGGGCCGCAGCAGTTGGCGCTCGATCAGCCAGTAGATCAGCCTGGCCGTCGGCCGGTGTTGCTACTGGTGACGTCTGCTCATGAACCGATAAGGCCGGGGCATCTGATCCCGCGGGCGACGGGGCAGGGTGAACGATCGTAGCCGGTTGTTTAGCCGACAACTGGCTGCGAAGGTCATTGATTTGGGAGCGCTGCCAGACGGCAACGCTGATCAGCACGGCGGTGCTGACAGCCGCGGCTGCCATTAGCCAGGGTTGTGCCGACCAGGCGCTACCGGTAAAGGGCTGATGTACGGCTGGTGAACCGGGCGCTGGTACGGGTGCAGCCTGCTGGAGGGATGCCTGCATGCGGGCCCAGTCTTTCTCATTAAACTCCGGCCGGATACTTTCCA is a window from the Spirosoma rigui genome containing:
- a CDS encoding sugar phosphate isomerase/epimerase family protein — encoded protein: MKTDRRSFLKQAAGAAAGLTLMPAAFAEMTKKKMFFDISLAEWSLHKALFAKKITNLDFPALAKKEFDISIVEYVNQFFKDKANDTAYLNDLLARCKDNGVSNHLIMIDGEGGLGDLDAKKRQLAVDNHKKWVECAKYLGCKTIRVNAHGIGSSEDVMKSAVDGLGKLGEFAKASNINVIVENHGGYSSNGEWLATVMKQVNMKNVGTLPDFGNFCLRRANNGTEWGGECVEDYDRYKGTKEMLPYAKGISAKTHDFDEQGNDKLVDYMRMMKIVKDSGFKGIVGIEYEGQTTDEYEGIRKTKALLERTGMMV
- a CDS encoding threonine ammonia-lyase: MIALDTIREAHDRIRPHIHRTAVLTNQTINEKANARLFFKCENFQKIGAFKARGGLNAVLQVAANREGKAITTHSSGNHAQAVAFAARQVGLPAYIVMPRTAPQVKKDAVLGYGAEVIECEPTLDAREAGVRTVMERTGAVLVHPFDDDRVIAGQATAAKELIEDYGQEARFDLILAPVGGGGLLSGTALSTRYLSPGTRVVAGEPEGAADAILSFQSGRVEKAPYINTIADGLMTSLSERTLAIIRTHVTDILTVSDAEIIAAMRLVWERMKIIIEPSCAVPLAVVLKHPDQFAGQKVGIILTGGNVDLGKLPF
- a CDS encoding GNAT family N-acetyltransferase; the protein is MIIIRPVTPEQTYPLRHAVLWPDKPLDYVKIEHDNDGYHVGAFSNDDLVAVISLFVDVDTSGQSVARFRKFATHPDYQRRGIGTQLMHHIIGEARRRHAVSLWCDARLDAADFYRRFGMEPVSEVFYKGSVPYAKFSLTLA
- a CDS encoding DUF3471 domain-containing protein, yielding MKKMVITGLLLVAITSGVMAQTQNQPAVPVVATADSANLNAYTGTYTFPSGSPIQKFTVSTEKGELYGEADTFGKNKLVKQAKADTYQSTSSYGSMITFVKDVANKTITGLTLSAQGTELVAKKENP
- a CDS encoding PQQ-dependent sugar dehydrogenase; the protein is MKTKPILVVALLATLAACGPKKEAGETAKTVATTSQAVNLPAPYTTKSAVHYSNVVGWADGKTPQAPAGFTVTEYARDLKSPRWIYVAGNGDVFVAESNTEPKSVKKKVVSAVSGQSKSQPSGESANRITLLRDTNKDGKPEMREVFLTGLNQPFGMLVLGNSFYAANTDGLMQFPYKEGQTKMTAAGKKILELPAGGYNNHWTRNLLASTDGKKIYISVGSGSNVGENGMENEVRRANILEINPDGSGERIFASGLRNPVGMDWQPTTKTLYTAVNERDELGDDLVPDYLTSVKEGAFYGWPYSYFGQNEDPRRKGERPDLVKKAVMPDVPMGSHTASLGLAFYDGTAFPEKYRNGAFIGQHGSWNRSEFSGYKVMFVPFNEGKPGKPEDFLTGFVAGKDKDVYGRPVGVAVLPDGSLLVADDAAGRIWRIAATK